The following DNA comes from Nocardioides sp. JQ2195.
GGCGTTGTCGGCGACGGTGTCGGCGAAGGAGATGTCCCAGTCGGTGACCCGGCTGTCGACGATCTCGAGGGCGGCGACGACCTGGCCGATCGCGCCCCTGATCTGTGCCTCGTCGAGCGGGCCCTCGGCCAGGTCCTGCTCCAGCACGAAGGCCACCTCGGCCTCGACCTTGGCCTGGATCAACCGGCCGGCCGGGATCTCGGCGCCGTCCGCACCGTCCACGTCGGAGAAGGCCATGTCGTCGAAGAGCACGCCGAAGTCGGGCTGGTCGACCCCGAGCTGGGTCTGCACGGCCTCGGAGGTGGCGCCGATCTTGCGGCCCACGATCCTTGCCCCGCGCTCGGTCTTCGCCGCGTTGAGCTGCTCCTGGACCTGGTAGGCCGCGGCGACGTCGTCGCGACCGATCAGGTCGCGGACCGGTGCGCAGGCCACGCCGTCGAAGTGCGCTGCGATCAGTCGGTCGGCCGCCTCCTTGACGGTCTCCGCGGACACCTCGGTCGTCGGGACCTCGCCGGTCTCGGCGGGGACGGTGTAGGGGCTGCTCATGCTGCGACTCGCTGACTCTAGGGAACTGTCAGGGTGAACTCTGCGCTGTCCCACCGGGATCGGCCACTGGAACGTCTCGCTGAGCGGTACGCTTTGCTGGGAGGTTTTTCACGGCGATGGTGGACCAGGTCGATCTCGACACCGTGCTCGGCAAGGCGGTGACGATCCTGCGTGCGTTCCGGGCCGACGACCAGGCCCTGCCGCTGGCCGAGCTGGTGCGACGGACGGGCCTGCACAAGGCCACCGTGCACCGGTTGGCCGGCGAGCTGGTCAGCGTCCGACTGCTCGACCGCGTCGAGCGTGGCTACCGGCTCAGTGGAGGACTCTTCGAGCTCGGCATGCGGGCGTCGGTCGAGCGGAGCCTGATCGAGGTCGCGATGCCGTTCCTCCAGGACCTCTACGAGCGCACGCACGAGACCGTGCACCTCGGCATCCATGAGGGACACGAGGTCGTCTACGTCGTGAAGATCGGTGGGCACCGGCAGGCCAGTGCGCCCTCGCGCCCGGGGGGTCGGATGCCGTTGCACTGCACGGCCATCGGCAAGGCCCTGCTGGCCTGGGCAGGCGACGACTTCCGCCAGGAGGTGCTCTCCGGCCCGTTGCCACGGCGTACGCCGCGCACCGTGGTGGCGCCCGGCCTGTTGCGGCGCCAGCTGACCGCCGTCGTGGAGCGTGGTGTCGCCTTCGAGCACGAGGAGTCCGCCGTCGGGTTGGCGTGTGTGGCTGCGCCGGTGCTGGACAGCCACGACCAGCCGCTCGCGGCGGTCAGCATCACCGGGCCGGTGACCAGGTTCCGGCCCGAGGCGCACGCCGACGAGGTGCGCGCCGCGGCCGCGGGTATCGCCGCGACGATCGCGCGTCGGCAGGCTCTCGCGTAGCGGACACCCGGCAGGCTCGGGATGTCCTGGCGGCACGACAGGGGACGTCTCGTTGCGACGCACCGCGGCGCGGCGGTGTGCCTGTCGGACCGATCGGTGCGTCAGAGAGAGGCCCTGATGTCCTCGGCGATGATCCAGCCCATCCCGAAGGCTGACAGGAGCCCGTTGCCCGAGCTGTAGCCGTCGGACGACGGCCCGGCCAGGCCGCACGCGGTGCCGCCTCCTGCGTACAGCCCCGGGATGGGTCGGTCGCGTGCATCCAGGACCCGGCCCCGGAGGTCGATGACGACACCGCCCTGGGTGGCCAGCACGCCGTGGGTGACGCGGGCCAGGTGGAAGGGAGCCTCGAGTCGGCGGCGACCCGGGACCGGTTCGAGCGCCGCTCGGGCGACGGGCACCGTCACCCGCAGCCCACGGGCCAGGTCGGTCAGCGACGCTGCGTCGCTGATGGCACCGGAGTCGAGGCAGTCACGCATCATCTCCGACTCGCGGGTGGCGGCCATGGCGGTGGCGTCCCACACCATCGTGGCCCGCTCACCCGGCAGCTGCTGCAGGATCCCGGCCATGGACGAGTAGCCGTGCGCCTCCTCGTCGACGAATCGGTCACCGTCGTCGTTGACCAGCACTGCGCCGTTGAACGGGAGCGCGGGAGAGACCCGGGTGCCGTGACCGACGACGACCAGTCCCGAGCGCAGGGCGGCGCCCATGTTGCGCAGTTGCGCGCCGATCGGGAGCACCCAGGCGAGGGCGTCACCGGTCGCGGTGGCGACGCCGCCGTTGTGCGGTTCACCCAGGTGGCCCAGGTGTTCCTTCATCAGGATCGGGTCCTGGGCGAACCCGTCGGTGGCCAGGACCACGCGGTCGGCGCCGACCCGTTGGGTGCTGCCGTTCTGACGAACCTCGACCCCGACCACTCGGTTGCCGTCGAGCAGCAACCCCTGCACGGGTGCCTCGTCGACGAACGCGACGTTGGGCAGGCCGGCGAGCAGGCCGCGCAGGTGCTTGACCAACCGCCCGCCGCCACGTCGTCCGGTGTCGGTGTGCAGGCGTGGCACCGACATCCCGGCGCGCGGCATGTCGCTGCCGATCTCGATCGGGTAGCCGGAGTCGGCGATCCACTCGACCATCGTGGGAGCGACCCGGCACAGGGCCTCGACCACGGGACGCCACTCCTCGTCACCACTGGCGGCCAGGATGTCATCGGCGTGCTGCTGGGGCAAGTCATCGATCCCGGCAGCCACTTGGAAGCGGGTTCCCCCGGCGGCCAACGAACCGCTCGAGATGGCGGCGTTGCAGCCCTCACGGGTGGACTTCTCGAAGACCGCGACGACGAGGTCGGGGTCCTGTGCGAGCCGCAGCGCGGTCATCATCCCGCAGGCTCCACCGCCGGCCACCGCGACATCCACCTCGAGGTCGAAGGCAGTCACCCCAACCCCTGCGGAATGCCGTAGAACGAGCGAGCCGCATCGACCAAAGGGCGTTCGGGTCGGGAGCCGAAGAAGCCGACCCGTGAGGGATGCAGGCCAGTGGCCGCGAACTGCGCCGCCCGCAGCTCGGCGACCCGCACGCACGTGCCCAAGGAGTCCAGCACCGGGACATCGTCGACCCGGGACACTCCCTGGTCGGCGAGGAACACGTTGAGCGGGCCCTCACCGGGCACGACCACCGTGGCGCCATCGGCGATGGCCCGGCGGGCCGCCGTCCGGAAGGCGTCCAGCAGGGGCTCCGGATCGTCGTACGCCGCCATCACGTCGGTGAACGCAGCGTCGACCTGCGTGATGGGCCCGACCAGCGCGTCCAGCCGGTAGTTGCGCAGGTTGCGTCGGAGCTGGGGCTCGAGGGCGGCGATGAAGTTGACGATGCCGACGCAGTCGCCGAGCTGCGCGGCCATCAGCACCGACGTCTGCCCGAAGGTCACCACCGGGATGTCGACCAGGGTGCGCACCTCCTCGAACGCAGTGTCGGGGATCGTCGCGATCAGGAACGCGTCGTACCCCTCGTCCTGCGCACGCAGGGCGGCCTGGACGAACTGCTCCTTGTGCAGCCCGGCGAGGTAGGCGTGACCGATGTGCGTCCCCGGATAGTCGGAGGGATAGGTACCGGGCTGCATCCCGTGCAGGTCGACCTTGGTGCCCGGCGCCGCCTGGGCGGCCAGGTGACGCGCCAGCGCGTCGCGGTAGTGCGGCACGTCGTCGAGGACGGTGAAGCTCTGGTGCCAGATCCGCATGTCAGGCCCCCGCCCCGGCGAGCTGCGACCCGGCCGCCGCAGCTGCGCCTGCCCCGGCGATGCGGCCGAACGTGGCGCCACGCAGCACCGACGTCGATCCGGTGTAGTTGGAGTAGTACAGTCCGAGAACCTGGTCGAGCTCGCGAAGGGTTGCGACGTCCTGGTGCACGAGGTCATCGACGAGGACTGGGTGGCCGAGAGCATCAACGCGCTTCCGGCTCCTCCGGAGGTGAAGGAGGCCTACTTCAACCACATGATCGGCGCGCACACCACGATCGAGCAGGTCGGCGACGTCGCGGAGCGGGCCGGGGCGGCGACCTTGGTGCTCAACCACTTCGTCCCGGGAGAGCCGGAGCGTCCGCGGTGGCGCAGGGCGTCGCGCGGGTTCAGCGGCCGACTCGTCGTGGGAGAGGACGGGATGGACATCGGAGTCCGCCGGTGAGGACCAGCCTCGTGGCAGGCCGCCACTAGTCTGCGCACATGACCTGGCAGCCGAAACTGGTGGCGTTGGACGTGGACGGGTGCCTGCTGGAGTGGGAGCCGGGGACCGACAAGTCATCCGAGTTCGTCGCTCCCGCGGTTCGCGAGGCGGTTGCCCGCGTCGTGCGCACCGGCGTACCCGTCGTGCTCGCGTCGGGGCGCTCGCCGCTCGGGTTGGTGGACGTGGCTCGCCTCGTGGACCTGCCGGAGCCCGGGTGGGTGGTCGGCTCCAACGGCGCGGTGGTCGCGCGCACCGGGCCGCTGGCGGTGGTGCAGGCAACGACCTTCGACGCGCGGCCGGCGGTCGAGGCGGTGCTGGCGCGGTTCCCTGACGCGATGGTCGCGGTCGAGGAGCCGGGGCTGGACTACCGGGTCAGCCGGGAGTTCCCGCGCGGGGAGCTGTCCGGAGGGTCGGTGGTGACGGCGCCCTCAGCTCTCGGTGCTCGGCCGGCCTGCCGGGTGATGGTCCGGCAGCCGGAGGACGACTCCTCGTCGCAGGACCTGCACGTCCTCGCCGCCGATCTGGGGCTGACCGGCACCGACTACGTGGCGAACCTGACCAGCTGGCTCGACATCTCTCCCGCCGGGATCTCGAAGGCCTCCGCGTTGGCACACGTCGCGTCGAGCCTGGGCGTCGCGGCGGTCGACGTGCTCGCCATCGGCGACGGGCGCAACGACATCGAGATGCTGCGGTGGGCCGGTCGCGGTGTGGCGATGGGTCAGGCGGTCCAGGACGTGCACGACGCCGCGGACGCCTCGACGCTCGGCGTGGGGGAGGACGGTGTGGCGGTGGAGCTGGCCCGCTGGTTCTGATCCGACCCCCCGCCCCCGGTTCGGCCACCGTCGGCCAGGGCCGACGACCGAGTCAGTAGGGTGACAGCGTGATCGATGACTGGGCCACCCGGCGGACGTATCGCTGGTGCGACTGGTCGCTGGCCGACCTGATGGCGGCCAAGGCTGCGACCAAGGTCAGCCTGGTGATGCCGGCCCGCAACGAGGCAGCCACCGTCGGCGAGCAGGTCACCCGGATCCGCGCAGCGCTGGTGGACACCGTCGAGCTGCTCGACGAGATCGTGGTGATCGACTCCGACTCCACCGACGACACTGCCTCGATCGCCAGCGACGCGGGAGCCGTCGTGCACCGCGCCGCCGACATCCGGCCCGACCTCGGCTGGCGCTCCGGCAAGGGCGAGGCGATGTGGAAGTCGCAGTTCGTCACCTCCGGAGACGTCATCGTCTTCATGGACGCCGACCTGCTCGAGTGGGACACGCACTTCGTGCCGGGGCTGCTCGGCCCACTGCTCACCGAGCCCGACGTCACGCTGGTCAAGGGCTTCTACGAGCGCCCCATGCTCGAGGGTCCGTCCGCGTCGTCCTACGACGGCGGCAGGGTCACCGAGCTCGTCGCCCGCCCCCTGATCGCGCTGCTGTTCCCCGAGCTGCGCGGGCTGGTCCAGCCGCTCGCCGGCGAGTGGGCGGTACGCCGCGACTGGTTCGCGCAGCTCTCCGTGCCGACCGGCTACGCCGTCGAGCTGGCCGCCCTCATCGACACCCTGCGCGGTCCGGGTCCCGACGCGATCGCCCAGGTCGACCTCGGTCGCCGCGCGCACAGCCACCAGGCACTGCTGGACCTCGGCGCGATGGCCACCCAGATCCTCGCCGCCGTGCAGGCTCGTGTGGGCCTGCCAGCCGAAGGCTCGGTCGACCTGCAACAGTTCGTGCCCGGCACCGACGGCGTTGCTCCGAGGACGCGCTCGGTCGACACCGTCGAGCGCCCACCCCTTGCCTCACTCGACCCGACCGGGGAGTCAGCATGACCCTCAAGCTGGGACGCCAGTCGTTCTCCGACGACACCTCGCTGATGATGGCGATCGTCAACCGCACGCCCGACTCCTTCTACGACAAGGGCGCCACCTGGGCCGAGGACCGCGCCTTCGACCGCGTGGCGCAGGTCGTCGACGAAGGCGCTGAGATCGTCGACATCGGCGGCATCAAGGCCGCTCCGGGAGTCGAGATCGACGCTGCCGAGGAGATCAGCCGGGTCGGGTCCTTCGTCGGACGCGTGCGCTCGGCCCACCCCTCGCTGGTGATCTCGGTCGACACCTGGCGTGCCGAGGTGGGCCGCGCGGTCTGCAGCGAGGGCGCCGACCTGCTCAACGACGCCTGGGGTGGCGCCGATCCCGGGCTGGTCGACGTGGCCGCCGAGTTCGACGCCGCAATCATCTGCACCCACACCGGCGGCGTCACCCCACGCACCCGCCCGCACCGCATCGAGTACGCCGACGTGGTCGCGTCCGCGGTCGCCGACACCACGGCGTACGCCGAACGGGCGCTGGCCGCCGGAGTTGCCCGCGAGTCGATCGTGATCGACCCGGCCCACGACTTCGGCAAGAACACCTTCCACTCCCTCGAGGTGACCCGGCGGCTGTCGGAGATGGTCGACACCGGATGGCCCGTGCTGGTCTCGCTGTCGAACAAGGACTTCGTCGGTGAGTCCCTCGACCTGCCCGTGGGTGAACGCCTGATCGGCACGCTCGCCGCGACCGCCTTCTGTGCCCAGGCCGGCGCCCGCATCTATCGCGTGCACGAGGTCGTCGAGACCCGGCAGGTGGTCGACATGGTCGCCACGATCATGGGGTCTCGCCTGCCCGCCCGGGTGACGCGGGGATTGGCATGACGTCCTGGAACGCGGTCGTCGTCCCGTCCACACCGTTGATGATCTCGCGGCTGGGGGTTCGTCCCGACCCAGATCCCGGCCCAGATCCCGGCCCTGCGCCCGGCGCTGCCCCGCCCGGGCCCCCGCCAGCTCCCGCAGAGACCGGGTCGCCAGCGTCGTCCGGCGACGCGGTCCCGGCTTCCTCGCCCCGATCTGCTGGGACGGCGGACCCACTGGGCGAGGTCCGCGCCCTCGCGATGGATGCCGTGCACTGGCTGGTCGCCACCTCTCCTTCGCGCGTCGTCGTGCTCACCGCGCCTGCCGACCCGGCCAACGTCGCCCGCGGAGTCACGTCGCCGCTGGGGGAGCGGGTGGCCCGGGCGTTGCTGTCGGCCGCAGGCTTCGCCGGTGTCGTCGTCGTACCGGAGCTCGGGTCGCCGTCCGCCGGGTCGCCGTCCGCCGGGTCGCCGTCCGCCGGTTCGCCGGACGCCGGGTCGCCGTCCGCCGGTTCGCCGCCCGTGCCTGAGTCGCTCGAGCTGCTCGCGGGTGACGCAGTCCTCGTGGTCGGCGACGGGTCCGCCCGCCGGGGGGAGAAGGCCCCCGGCCACCTCGACGAGCGGGCCTTCGACTTCGACTCGTCGATCGAGAAGGCACTCGGGTCCTGCTCTGCGGCCGCGTTGGCGGACCTCTCAACGGTGCTGGGCGAGGAGCTGCTGGCTGCCGGCGTCCCGGCCTTCCGCGTCCTCGGCTCCCTGCCCGGGGCCTCGGCGCACTCCGGCGTCGTGGACTACTCCGGCGACCCGCTCGGTGTGCAGTACTGGATTGCGAGGTGGACATGCGTGCCCTGATCCCCGGTCGCGAGACGGACACGGGACGACCCGTTCGACCGGCGACGGACGTCTCGTCGGACGGACGGGCCGCAGTCACGACCGCCTCCGACCTCACCGACGACCAGCTCACCGAGCTGTACGCCGCCCCGAGGAGGCCGTGGTTGCGGGTGAACTTCGTCAGCACCGTGGACGGCGCCGCCACCGGCGCGGACGGCCGCAGCGGATCGATCAACAACCCGGCGGACAAGCGGGTCTTCCACCTGCTGCGCAGGCTGTGCGACGTGGTGGTCGTCGGAGCCGGGACCGCACGTGCCGAGGGTTACAAGCCGGGGCGTACGCCGATCTGCGTGGTCAGCCTCAGCGGGTCGGTGCCGGAGACTCTTCGAGGTGCGGCTCCCGGGCGGGTGCTGATGGCAACCGTCTCCTCGGCGCGGGGACTGGCCGAGGCGCGCTCGTTGCTGGGCGAGGAGAACGTGATGGAGCTGGGCGCGGACCAGGTCGACCTCGAGGCGCTGAAGTCCGAGCTGTCCGGCCGCGGGTTCGACGACCAGCTCTCCGAGGGCGGGCCGCACCTGTTCGACGGCATGCTCGCAGCCGGTGTGGTCGACGAGCTGTGCGACACCCAGGTGCCGCTGATGGTCGGTGGCACGCACACGCGGATGACCGCGGGACTGCCCCTCGACGTCCGTCTCTCGTTGGAGACCCTGCTCGAGGAGAACGGCACCCTGCTCGCTCGCTGGTTCGTCTGAGCCACCGGGCTGTGGTCTCGACGAGCGGCCTGGTTCCTTGGTCTGCTCGACCACCGGAGAGTCATTGTGTGGGTCCTGACCTGTCTGGTGAGTCAAGACCCACACAATGATTGAACCCGCCTGCCAGCCCGCGTGCGTCGAGCGGACGTGTGCGCATCTGGCTGCACGCCTGCCGTCCACCAGTTGCTTCGGCAACAGGACGGCGTGATCAGCCGCCGGCAGGCGCTCGCCTCAGCGACTGGTCGTTGAGCTCGACGGAAGGCTCTTCCACGACACGGCGATCCAGCGTGACATCGACCTCGAGCGCGACCTCGATGTGGCCGCCGACAATCGCGACAGCGTGCGCCTGGGGTGGGGGCAGTGCGTGCAGCGTCCGTGCTCGACCACCGGAGAGTCATTGTGTGGGTCCTGACCTGCCTGATGAGTCAAGACCCACACGATGAAGTGGGAGCCGCCGGAGATGCGCGAGACCCCCGCGGCCCTGAGCGGGCGGCGGGGGTCTCGACGGTCTCGACGCAGGTCGCGCAGCGACCTGCTCGACGACGAACTAGCTGCCGGAGTTGATCATTCCGGCGCCGACGGTGACGCCGGTGGCCTCGTCGATCAGGATGAACGAGCCCGTGGTGCGGTTCTTCGAGTAGGGGTCGCACAGCAGTGGCACCGTGGTGCGCAGCTGGACGCGGCCGATCTCGTTGACCCCGAGCTCCTTCGTCTCCTGGTCGCGGTGCAGGGTGTTGATGTCCAGGCGGTACTGGATGTCCTTGACCAGGGCACGACCGGTGCGGGTGGTGTGCTTGATGGCGAGCTTCTGGCGCGGGCGCAGCGGCTCGTTGGTCATCCAGCAGACCATCGCGTCGATGTCCTGGCTCGGCTTCGGCGCGTTGTTCACCCGGGCGATCATGTCGCCACGCGAGACGTCGACGTCGTCCTCGAGCCGCACGGTGACCGACATCGGCGGGAACGCCTGGTCGATCTCGTTGTCGAAGAGGTCGATGCCGGCGATCTTCGACGTCATGCCCGAGGGAAGCGCGACGACCTCGTCGCCCTTCTTCAGCACGCCACCGGCGACCATGCCGGCGTACCCGCGGTAGTCGTGGAAGTCGTCGGACTTGGGTCGGACGACGTACTGCACGGGGAAGCGGACGTCGACCAGGTCGCGGTCGGAGGCGACGTGGACGTGCTCGAGGTGGTGCATGAGCGTGGGGCCCTTGTACCAGTCCATGTTCTCGGAGCGGGTGACCACGTTGTCGCCCTGCAACGCCGAGATCGGGATGATCTCGAGGTCGGGGATCGCCAGCTTGGTCGCGAAGGAGGTGAACTCCTGGTGGATCTTGCTGTAGACCTCCTCGTCGAAGTCGACGAGGTCCATCTTGTTCACCGCGAGCACGAGGTGCGGCACCCGCAGCAGCGACAGGATCACCGCGTGGCGGCGCGACTGCTCGGTCAGGCCCTGACGGGCGTCGACCAGCACCAGGCCCAGGTCAGCGGTGGAGGCACCGGTGACCATGTTGCGGGTGTACTGAACGTGGCCCGGGGTGTCGGCGATGATGAACTTGCGGTTCGGCGTCGCGAAGTAGCGGTAGGCGACATCGATGGTGATGCCCTGCTCCCGCTCCGAACGCAGACCGTCGGTCAGTAGCGCCAGGTCGGTGTAGTCGTAGCCCTTGGACTGCGACGTCGACTCGACGGCCTCGAGCTGGTCCTCGAAGATCGACTTCGAGTCCAGCAGCAGGCGACCGATCAGCGTCGACTTGCCGTCGTCGACGGAACCGGCCGTCGCGAAGCGCAGGAGGTCCATGTCGGGGTTGATCGCGGGCTGGTTGGTCTCGGGGGACTGGGTCGCCTCGTTGGCCATCAGAAGTAGCCTTCCTTCTTGCGGTCTTCCATGGCTGCTTCGGAGAAGCGGTCGTCGCCACGGGTGGCACCACGCTCGGTGACCTTGGCGATGGCGACCTCCTCGATGATCTCCTCGATGGTCGAGGCGGTCGACTCGACGCAACCGGTGAGCGTGATGTCACCACAGGTGCGGAAGCGGACGACGCGTTCCTCGACGACCTCGCCCTCACGGGTGGGGTTCAGCGGGGTCTCCGACAGCAGCATGCCGTCGCGCTCGAAGACCCGGCGCTTGTGGGAGAAGTAGATCTCGGGGATCTCGATGCCCTCGCGACCGATGTAGTCCCAGATGTCCAGCTCGGTCCAGTTGGAGATCGGGAAGATCCGCATGTGCTCGCCCGGGTGGATGCGACCGTTGTAGAGGCTCCACAGCTCGGGGCGCTGCATCTTGGGGTCCCACTGGCCGAACTCGTCACGGTGGGAGTAGACGCGCTCCTTGGCGCGGGCCTTCTCCTCGTCGCGACGACCACCACCGAAGGCGGCGGTGAAGCCGTTCTCCTCGATCGCGTTGATCAAGGTCGGTGTCTGCAACCGGTTGCGGGTGGTCTTGCCGTCGTCGACCACGATGCCGCGCGCGATGGCGTCATCGATGCTCGCCACGATCAGCTTGACGCCGAGGCGCTCGACCCAACGGGCGCGGGTCTCACCGACCTCGTCGAAGTCCTGTCCGTTGTCGATCTGCATGATCGGGAACGGGATCTTCGCGGGATAGAACGCCTTCTCCGCCAGACGGAGCATGACGATCGAGTCCTTGCCGCCGGAGAACATCAGCACCGGCTTCTCGAACTCCGAGGCAACCTCTCGGAAGATGTGGATCGACTCCGCCTCCAACTGGTCGAGCTGACTCAGTTGATAGTCGGCGTGAGTCGCGGCCTTGACCGGCTCTACCATTTGTTTGGGACCTCTCCTCTTGGACAGCAGCCGTCATCGTATCGGGCGACCGCTCGTGAGTCTCGTTCAGTCGTTGCTTTGGTGCTTGTCAGCGTGGTGCGTGACACGCCACGCCCCCGAGTTGTTGTCGAAGGCGGGTAGCCCGCGGGTCTGGCGGACGAAGCCCCAGGCGAGCGGACCGAGCAGCAGGAACGCCGCGCCCAGCATGCCGATGATCTCCGGTGCGACGCCGAGGAGCTTGAGCCCGGTGAGGCTGAGGACGATCACGATGCCGCGTCGGATCACCGACTGGCTGACCCAGTTGGCCATCCGGGCGCCGAGGAAGGTGCCGGGGATGCCGCCGATCACCAGCGGGATCAGCACCTCCCAGTCGACGCCGCTGACGATGACGTGGCCGATGGCTGCCGCGAGCACCAGCGGAACCGCCTGGACCAGGTCGGTGCCGACCAGCTTCACCGCCGAGAGGGTGGGGTAGAGCAGCAGCAGGGCGACCATGATCAGCGAGCCCGACCCGACCGAGGTCACGCCGACGAGCAGTCCGCCGACCATCCCCACCAGCAGCGTCGGGATCGGTCGGACGACCATCTCGCTCCTGGGCGCCTCGTTGCCACCGGTCACCTGGCGCAGCTGGATGTACATCCGGAACGTGTAGGTCGCCGCCGTGAAGAGGAGCGCGCAGCCGATCGCGGTCCTGACGAAGTCCTCCTGCTCCTTGGCCGCGCCGAAGTGGTCGATGACGAAGGCGCCGGCGAAGGCAAAGGGGACGCTTCCGGCGATGAGGTACGCCGCCAGCTTGAGGTTGGGCGAGCCGCTGCGCCAGTGCACCCCGGCGCCGACGGACTTGGTGATGCTCGCGCTGACCAGGTCGTTGGCCACGGCGGCGGTCGGGTTGATGCCGAGGAAGATCAGCGCCGGTGTCATCAGGGCGCCACCGCCCATGCCGGTCAGCCCCACGACGATGCCGACCCCGAAGGACACGCACAGCACGGCGAGTGCGGCCGTGGTGAAGATGTCGGGCATGGATGAAGTCCCTTAAGTCGAGTGAATCACTAGGTATACGCGATGAGCAGGGTAATGGGTGGGTCCGATCATGCCGCAATCCGGTGCCCTGACCCCGCAGCCGAGTGCCGGGGGTGGGATGTCGTCGGCGACGTGCCGAGGATTCCGTGCGGGGGCGGAGGAAGAGCTCGAGCGGTTGGCCGGCGCGAAGGGGCTCGCGGCTCAGACGTCGAGCAGGCCCTCGTCGCGGAGCACCGCGAGCACGTCGTCGAGTGC
Coding sequences within:
- a CDS encoding sulfite exporter TauE/SafE family protein; amino-acid sequence: MPDIFTTAALAVLCVSFGVGIVVGLTGMGGGALMTPALIFLGINPTAAVANDLVSASITKSVGAGVHWRSGSPNLKLAAYLIAGSVPFAFAGAFVIDHFGAAKEQEDFVRTAIGCALLFTAATYTFRMYIQLRQVTGGNEAPRSEMVVRPIPTLLVGMVGGLLVGVTSVGSGSLIMVALLLLYPTLSAVKLVGTDLVQAVPLVLAAAIGHVIVSGVDWEVLIPLVIGGIPGTFLGARMANWVSQSVIRRGIVIVLSLTGLKLLGVAPEIIGMLGAAFLLLGPLAWGFVRQTRGLPAFDNNSGAWRVTHHADKHQSND
- the cysD gene encoding sulfate adenylyltransferase subunit CysD — encoded protein: MVEPVKAATHADYQLSQLDQLEAESIHIFREVASEFEKPVLMFSGGKDSIVMLRLAEKAFYPAKIPFPIMQIDNGQDFDEVGETRARWVERLGVKLIVASIDDAIARGIVVDDGKTTRNRLQTPTLINAIEENGFTAAFGGGRRDEEKARAKERVYSHRDEFGQWDPKMQRPELWSLYNGRIHPGEHMRIFPISNWTELDIWDYIGREGIEIPEIYFSHKRRVFERDGMLLSETPLNPTREGEVVEERVVRFRTCGDITLTGCVESTASTIEEIIEEVAIAKVTERGATRGDDRFSEAAMEDRKKEGYF